The Arachis ipaensis cultivar K30076 chromosome B07, Araip1.1, whole genome shotgun sequence genomic interval CAGATGTGGGGAATACAGGTACTTCACAGTCATGTGGTGTCAGTGAATAGAACTCGGACCATGTGAGTTCTTCctttcataaaaaaattgataacAATAAACAACTCGGAGGGTCCGTTTTCTAGCTTCCGAAATTCATATTTGCCTAACCACAAGTCGGACCATGCGATTTATtaagcaaaattttaaaatcaaacaactcgcatggtccgatttgtgtactctgaattttttcaaaattttttaacacaattcggaccctccgatttgtgtactctgaatttttttaactttttaaacacaaatcggagggtccaatttgtgtactcccacaattttaaaaaacaccaaaaattaccaTGTTAAAGTATATCACTCATTTTATTTCCTATCAAAATTTTTTACCCGACGACAGTTAGGCTAACgacaaaatttattataaaaatcaAGTTCTTCTGAAATAAGAaagttaataaaataaaaacaaataacaatttaGTTACtctcaaattaaaataataaaaaattacatataataaaaattataaatttaatgatAATTAACTTATTATTTACAATTCTTCTCACATCTTTTTCCTTGTTATCAGTGCGACAAACAACTAACATTTTTGGTTGGATAAAATTGGGTGGGAGCTTCTGACCCAGACACAAGACTCGATGAAGATGAGTTGTTTGAACGGGACAACCATCTCACTCTCATGCCTCAAACTCGCTTTCCCTTCTTACTCTTCTTCCTTCCAGAACCTTCCATTTTGCCGCACCATCAAGCCTCTCTCCGCTGCACTCCAAACATCTCCCGCCACTTCACCATCAACCACCAAGGCCGAGGACCAAGGTGCGAGGTCTCACTGGAAGGCCGCAATAGACTTCAAGTGGATAAAGGATAACAAGGAAGCTGTTGCTGCCAACATTCGCAACCGTAACTCCGATGCTGATTTGGAACTTGTCCTTCAACTCTATGACCACTTCTTTAATCTTCAGAAGGTCACTCTTATTTCTTCATTCTCCATTATAATAATTTCCCCAAATTCATGTGTTTTGAAATGCCTGTTATTTCCAAGATTTACCATGCTTAATCATGTTATAGTGTCATCTAATTAGATTAATGCAAATACATAGGAAGGGGGAAGAAAAAAGGACTTTATGTTCCCAATTGCTCAGCTAATTGGTTTCCAGAAAGCAGGAAGTTGAGAGAGTGCGCGGAGAAAGAAATGCGGTAGCAAACAAGATGAAAGGGAAAATGGAACAATCTGAGCGTCAAAGACTAATTGAGGAAGGTGCTCTTGGCACCCAACTACCTTTGCTCTGCCTTTTAGGTCAATTCCTTAAGACACTCGCATTTTGCATGCAGGAAAGAATTTGAAGGAAGGACTCATTGCTTTGGAAGAAGACCTGCTCAAGCTTAATGACAAACTTCAACTCGAAGCGCAGCGTATACCAAACATGACTCATCCAAATGTTCCAATAGGTGGAGAGGATAGTTCTATGACAAGGAAGCTGGTATTTGGTTACTACAGTTCCTAAAAACTTAGCTTGTTAGTGGATCAATTTTTCTCAAAATGTTAATGGATCATCTTACTTCTTAGGTTGGCAGTGCTCCAGAATTTAGTTTCCCTGTCAAGGATCATCTTGAACTAGGAAAGGAACTTTGCCTTTTCGATTTCGACACAGCTGCAGAGGTATGCCTTGGTTAACATAAGGCATTTCGTTAGCTATTATTTGCAACAGGTGAAGGTGAAACCTTACATAGCGGACACGATTAGGTGTTGGAATCTATTTACTTGGACCTTAGTACACTTGTTTTTCTAGGAAATGCAGGCATGCCTTTGAGGCTACATATTATCTCATGGGAAAGTAACCAGAGGTGATTCCATATATGATTTTAGAAGACCACCTTAGTTTTTTCCATACTAGTTATTCTATGTGATTGTTAGAAGACCTCATTTCAAGTGCTCCTCTATGATAGTTTATTTCTTATCTTCTATTGTAAACTTCGCATTGACATGGAAGTTTGGGTCTTGGAAAAACAAGAAACAAATATATTCTGACTTCAGTTGTATGTGAGATGCATCTAATATGCTGTTTCACAGGTCAGTGGGTCAAAGTTCTACTACTTGAAAAATGATGCAGTTTTGTTAGAGATGGCCCTTGTGAATTGGACACTCTCAGAAGTGATGAAGAAAGGCTTTACTCCATTAACAACGCCTGAACTTGTACGGTCCTCTGTTGTTGAAAAATGTGGCTTCCAACCTCGTGGAAAAAATACACAGGTTTGTTAGTGTCTACTTCACAGAAGTCTGCTTCTTTCTTATAGTTGCATTGTTTGAGTTCACGAGAATGGACATAAGAAAAACAGCTGATGACAAATGTGTCATGGCAATGACAACCAATTTGACAGAGTCAGACAGTTTATAGGCTCTCAGAAAACATGTTTAATTTAGTCATTTCATCTTTATCTTGTATTTTGTTAAGCATGGGACTTATAACTTGGTTGGCGTAATAATGATAATCACAATCAGGTCCAACCTTGTTATGCAGCAAAGACTTAAAATGACCATTGAGTTTTCCCCCAAGAGTCtatttttcatgtttatattcttCTGGTTGAGGTTCATAGCTTCTTTTGATGTTTCATTTTCATGCCAAAATTATACAGGTTTATTCCATAGAAGATAGTGACCAATGCCTCATCGGCACTGCAGAGATACCTGTTGGGGGTCTTCATATGGATTCTATACTTGCTGAAACTTTGTTACCCCTGAAATATGTAGCATTTTCTCATTGCTTCCGTACTGAGGCTGGTGCCGCTGGCAGTGCAACAAGGTAATTTTGATTGTAGAGCTGATTGGGTGTAGCGAGGCAATTTAAAGATTATTAGTAactttttattctaaaatttctAGTTATAATTAAAACTGAGCAGGGGTCTTTATCGAGTTCACCAGTTCAGCAAGGTTGAAATGTTTATTTTCTGCCGCCCAGAAGAGAGTGAACATTATCATGAAGAGcttattaaaattgaagaagacATGTTCTCATCCCTTGGGTTACATTTTAAGTAAGGGTTACCACTTATGCCGAAGTACatcctttttaaattttaaccaTGATTTGATTACTATATTTGGTATGATTCTGTGTTTCTGCAGAACTTTAGATATGGCTTCCGAAGATTTAGGTGCACCTGCTTACCGTAAATTTGATGTGGAGGCATGGATGCCTGGCTTAGAACGGTTTGGTGAGGTACTGCAAATATATCTTCTATCTGATAGGCTCATGCTGCGTAATCTTTTTTGCCTCTTTGGTCTAAGGTTACTGCTTTTCCAATTTTCATATTGGAAAATTATCTAAATAGCCGCAATGGTTGGTTGCACTAAGGGAACTGCTTGTTTTGGTGAAGAAAATGTTAATGATGTAGTGAAGCAGATATacattgtgtttcttttgatgtaATCTGTTGAGCCTTCTTTTTTTACACCTCCTGTATGATATTATGACAGATTTCAAGTGCATCAAATTGCACAGACTATCAGAGTCGTAGGTTGGGAATCCGGTATCGCCCGTCCGAAGCACCGGTTGCAAGCCCAAAAAAGTCTAAAAGCAATCTGGCTCCACCACAGTTTGTTCACACGCTAAATGCAACAGCTTGCGCAGTACCACGGATGATAATATGCTTGCTTGAGAATTACCAGCAAGAAGATGGATCCATCCATATCCCTGAGCCTTTGAGGCCCTTCATGGGTGGGCGCAGTGTTATCTCTAGAAAATTGTGATACAAGGGATCGGAGCCTTCGCATCATTTGAAGGACTTTTGCTGTTGCGGCTTTAGATTGTGGTGGTAGATGAGTTCAATCAACTTTATCTATGGAAGTTGGCAAAAATTAAGTGGTTGGTTCCTGATACGTATGAAACTTAGTGATATATCTGTGAAATATAAGTTTTTGTTTAGTGTAGGCACATATATTTCAACACAATATTGCATACTAAAAAATTATCAATGACAACAATAGTCCTGATGCATTGATCTAACCccctttttctatttaatttaaaGAGTTCAgggtttttttctttttgttttggtcTTGAAGAGTTGAGGTTAAGAAGTGTTTTCAGAAGGTTGGATCATTTACATTATAGCCTTTGGACAGAGGATCCTGAAGAATTGGAAAGGAGCAGGCAAAAATCATGCATATATTAATAAGTAATATAGAAAGGAAGGAGTAGAAGAATACTCTCTGAAAATTAACTTActattaaacttaaaaaaaagaaaaagtataggataccaacatattatctgccaacttctgcaaactcttatttataattgtgtttcatggaagtgtgtttatagatgtgtctaataattaatatattttaaatacatatataaagagacacatccagaaaatatatctataaagacacttctattaaacataatactatataaaaaaaataaattcaaaaaaatagaaatcgtattatataaaatatttagactcAAATTTAACTCAAATTCAGACTCGATTATAAAGCTATTAACAAATCGAATTTAAACCAACTTAATTTACTTCTATCCCTAGACACAGTTCCTCCACAAAAGGAACCATTAGACTTTGACGAAACTATCGAATTTCTTTCGAACCAACGAATGAGGATCAAGCACAGAAAAAAGGTGGATTCATTAGCCGCGTGGCACTTGCACCACCAACAGTTCCAAGGGTAAGAATTAAGGAACTACCGAAAAGAGCAATAAACATATGACACGGGTAGAATAAAACATGTTTCATAATCATAAAGAGAGTGCGGCATTATGCATAATGTAGATGTAAATTATGAATGAAGGATCTTTCTCATCGAAAATTATTTGTTTAACTTAACAAATCAATGAATaaatgaatgccaccatcaatatATTCTAGAACGTCCTAAATTTTGTATTCTAAAAAAACTTCCACCTggctctactttttttttttttcaaaattttctttccCTTTCCATCTTTCCTCCTTAATGATAAGGATTATATACACTCACTCTGCCACCACACGCCTAAAACATGGTAGAAGGACAATGTATCATGTATGTATCTATCTAGATCTACCTAACAACGTGAGAAGCATTTGCAGTTGGTGTTGGTGTTTGACATATACAATCAGGTAAAGGATTCGAATAAAATGCTTCTTCAGATCGAAACCTGTCCAACCCTTTTGTTCCTGAAATGGGCCCTTTCCTCTTCCTTAACAAGCCTTGCCTGTCCAACACCATATCaatcaaacaagcaaacaaaAGGTTATTCCCTTGATCAGCAtgtcataatcataatcataactTGAGAGAGAAATGTATGTGAAACAGTGTCATGACTCATTTATCATTGGATCGATTGAATTCAATGTAAAACAAATACACCTAACATAACTTGCCGAAAAAGCCGAAAAAACCAAATATCATGTgctggaaaaaagaaaaaaaaagacaattCTCTAGATGCTAGACAACATACATGACAAGCTGCTAATATTCCCACCTAACCCCAAGTTGGAGACTTCTTACCAATGAGTCTTGAGATCTACTAGTTTTTGTCTTAGTCACAAACGGATTAACTCAATAGATGCTAAGCTTAAGCAGATGGGATTAAATTCAAGTATTACCTATGGACAACAACAATGTATGGCAATAAAAAGTGGGGGAAATAGAAGAGTAGATTTTACAATGATAAGTACTAAAACAGAAAAATCATACTAGGAACTTATCTAACAACCAAAAGAACTATACATAAGATTACTTTAAGTATGTATGAATGCTTATACCTTTTTTGATGAAGATCAATAATTTTATTTGATAGATTTATCCCCTCAGTCATTTTTCCATTAGCTAGTTTATCAAAGAGACGAACAAGGGCTTTCCTGATTAAAAGCAGTGATCATAATCAGAAGAGAATTGTCATGGATGAACTAGATAGGGTAACATCAATTGCAAAAATGCAAAACATGATCTGCTAATGAAGAGACAACCTTACCTATCTGGAGAAATTGACCTTCCACGGCCGAGAAATCGACGATGACCTTCGACAGCCCTGGCCATGTTTCCCGGGTAAGAGTGTACAAAAACATCACTTTCGACCGATACAATATAGTCAAGAGCAGCCATTTGAGATGCATGGATGGAAAAGGGTTCAAGCTCCTCAACAGAAGCAAGCTTTTCCTGAAATCAGAGCATGATAATAATGTATTGTATtccttttaattatataaaaaaaaaaaaaaaaaaaacttatgatAAAANNNNNNNNNNNNNNNNNNNNNNNNNNNNNNNNNNNNNNNNNNNNNNNGATACACCAAATCCGACTCGGTTATTGATAGAGTGAATAGATCTGCCATTTCTTGAGATTTCTCTTCTGATTCAAAATCGTGGAATCCTCTCATTGAAATCATGACAATATCTAAATGGTTTAATGAAACTAGAGATGAATCAGAGGTAAAATGTCTCCAAAGGCAGAGGAGCATGGTTATATTCTGGATTTGACCCTATAAACGTATCCTATCGACTTTACCAGTTAAAAATCTAGCTCAATATTGATAAATATATTAAAACTGTAAAACTACTATAGACTTGATATATCAAGAGAAAGATCagttcaaaaaataaaaagaaattatcaAACTTCACAACCATAGAGCAACATAGTGTTATAATCTTTTACCTTGCTCATTAACAATGGATACCGCGATCGCAGTTCAGCCATATGCGACTCACCCCCATATATTTCCCCAGCAGCAATGTATATTGGAGTACTTGAAGGATATCCTAGAGCAGTAAGAAAAATCCCAACTTCTTTTGGAGTTAAGGGGCAAAGTCCTTTTAACCTCTCTTCAATGGGATCAATGTGCTTCCTCTTCCAATATGCAGTGTGCTCTCTACAAGTTTCACACAAGATTATAATCTTCAAACAACACGAATCATAGAAAGACATGAGATTTATATAATGTCATACAAGCATTATGAGGAATCCATACCTGATAATCCTTAACTCTTCCGCTTCGGCTGTAGATAAATCATGTGTGCAACCACTGAATGCAAGCATATCCTTCTCATAGCGTAAATGTAACGCGATATAAGGACCAAATGATCTCATCCTCTCCACCAAAATCTACAAATAAgccgaaaaatattttaaagaaatgGACAGAGCAACATAAAAGTCAACTGGAGTTTAGGATCTACTTATATACCTTCCCCATTTGTTCAATTCGAGGAGAGAAACGAAGAGCTTCAAAACAAGTTCGGCAACGAAGCTTCTGAATATCCGAAGGTAGTTTGTTATTTGCCAACCGAGAATCAGTTTTGGAAGCTCGAATAACCTAATGAGTTTGTCAATAACAGGTTGATTGCACAATTTGTTAGGAACTAAGGTAAGTAAAATATTTACATGAAACTGTGAGTAGTAAGTATCAATAGATTTAAACCAAAACATACTTTGTAAAAATCCCACATGGAAGCAATCTCATTCTCATAGTAATCCATTCCAGACCAGCTTTTGAATTGGATCACCATTTTGGTGGCATGAACTAGATTTTTAGGTAGCTTCTTAATGATTTTTACATCATTAGCTAAAGAATTAATGAACCACTCTTCATCAAAGATATCAGAGAAATTGCTGCAAAACAAAAAGGGGACTATAAAATCTAATTATAACCAGAATCCAAAAAATAGAGAGAACTTTTAACTCAAACATAACAGAAGTTAATCAGCTACCTATTGTCCTGCCAAAATGATTTCTTGTCAAGTTCCGGAATTACAAGAGTGGCGTTTATGATGCGAGCTACAACTACCATATCACATATCTGCAGCGAAAGAAACAAACTTTTACcactaaaatttaaaaactagTCCAAAATCAATGTATATAGACTTTATCTACAATCAAATATCAAATATTTGTATATGAGAGCTGACTCAAGAGATAGAAATCAGACCCCGGTACGCATTTGGTTGAGACCTCCATTTGTATGAACTAAAAGGTAACCTCGCGATTCGGGATAAGCTGGATGAACATTCAACCTGTCAAGGAGTTACCAAAGGAAATTATACTTGAAAAGTTGCAACAGAAGTTTAGAATTCTTACTTCTATAATTAGGAGTAGGCTTAGTGCAGGGCAGAAAGCCATGATTTGGTGGAGGTTTCCACAGTTTCTCATAATCTGAATCCCATCTTGAATCATTCAACTGTAAAAAAAAGAGTCAGAACACTGAAGTTGAAAATTTTGGTTGCCATGATTTATAATATTCACCAAGATACACGACACCTCAAAATAGCTGAGACTCACAGCCTCAAAAAAACTCAAATTTAAAAGGTTGAATGAGTGAAAATTAACCAACTTTAATTTGTTTCTAACAGTGCATTCTAATTCTTGTTATTAATTTGATCACATTCTCAGCATCCAAAGAAATCATAATAAATCAGCTAGAAAGGTTAGTAATGACAAAAACCTTGGAAGCAGCAAATGTAGCCTTGGATAAATACGGCGGCGCTTGCTCTCTCGTCCATCTTTGCGGATCACGAAACtgtcaaattttttgaaattgataaaaaaaaaaaacggacgaaataaactaaaaataatattttgatcGCTAAGGATCAAACCAAATACTATACAAAACTAGCAAAATAATAAATTCCCTTGAAAATCCCACATAAACCAAATATAGACAAAATAATGGCAATCTTCAAGTCAAGAACACACAGAAAAATTGAAAAcctttcaataataataataataataaataataactgcAAGGTATGCTCATCCtagcaaataaattaaaaaacaaaatataacatACAGCAGAGAAGAATTACGGTTAGAGAAAATGATGGGAATTGCGAGAAAAAATCTAAACAGAGGaataaaagaaggagaagaaaacgaAACAAACCGCGGGAAACTTGTCAGTGAAGTAGTTACGATGAGAGTCAgaggaagacgaagaagaagaagatggaactTGAACATGGACGAATAAGAGAGTGGTAACCGCTAAGAAGGATCCGGTGGCAATTAGTAACCTCCTCAGGATGGCAAATGGAACCGCCACGCGCCTCGGCAGTTGCATCACCGTTAGTGGCGGTTGTGCAGAGTTTGCGGCTTTTCTGTGTTCATTTGAACGGCCATCGCTACAATAACACATTATTGCTTTTGTTGAAATTGATGCACTCGATTCTCAGCAATTTGAACAGAGAAAAACGAGAGAGACAACCTGGGATTCTCTCTCGGGGGTTTTTGCTATTGCTAATGCATGCTCTGCACTCAAACGCCACGCACCAAGGTATAAAATAaggtttacttttttttttttatttctcttttaaaaaatattttgacgtTTTTACAAGTTTAAATTTTGATACATTATGAAAATATAATCAATCTGGCATATCTATTTTTTCAAAAACACTAACAGCAGCAGTTATTTTCGTTAGATATACATATACCAATGCATAATTGGATCTATATGTAAATCTTTTCTTAtgtcaaaattatttttaaaaaaaataaaaataaataaatgtggTGCACTTTCCGTTCTATTTGGTCATCGTGGCATTCATTGCACAAGTAGGGCAAATTATAGaccaaaatatataaattatattatttattatgaatttaagGGTGATTATAGCAGCTTCAAAAACccaatttcttttgttttttttttaaatctagaTAATTAGATACAAAATAGAACTAGCTACATTAGTCCTGTTTAGTTATAACATGTATTTAAGTGAGAATTGAACTCATGATTCTTTCTACATGCTTAGCTTATTGTGCTAGCAATCGACTGATTGAGTCACTTCATATTGTTATTGATACGTAtacatattgtttttttttttcaacaaaagGAGCTCGACACACTGAAGTAGAGCATGTTAGAATAAAGAGCACAACCAAACAGATCAACACTACACCAAAAACGACTTAGTCTTAATTTCTTCAACACCTGTCCCTGAATTTTGGAATATTCTGCTATTTCATTCTAACTAAATGTTCTAAATAACCACAAAGAAGTCTATCAGTCACTTTTTTTGCTCAGACTTAAAATCTGGTACTCCAATCCAACTCTCAAAAAACTCTTTAACAGTCCCCGGCATGGTCCAAATTTTATCAGCACATGTCAACCAAGCGCATCACACCTGTCACGTAAACTCACAGCAAAAAAACAAATGATGCACAAATTCTATATCCTTTTTACACAAAACAcagatattattattatgattaataatctCGAGTCTACTCAATCTCTCTTTCGTGTTGACACTGCCTACTAAAACGAACCATGCAAAAAGTTCAACTCTTGGAGGAACCAAGCCTCTCCATATGATACTAGTGAAGCTGTAACTTGTGATGTTCTCCACGAGACTCTCTTTCTGCAACActtgcacaaatgagttagtgaaaaaaaatacttttttgtcAAATTTCCATACAACTATATCCTCTCTACCAACCGATAATTTTACAATCCGTAACCGATCATGAAGTTGGTTGAGCAACTctaactcccattggaatagTTCTCTCCTCCATTCAAAGTTTCATACCCACTCTAATCCATCCCAGAATCCACAGCCCCCTATTACAGATCCTtgttggtttgaaacagagaaaagtCTTGGAAAACTATCTTTCAAAGAGCCACTTTGTAATCAACCATCCTCCTAAAAATGAATACGTCTGCCATTTTCCACCTCCATAGACAAAACACTAATCATCATATCTCTCACCTGTTGCTCCTTAATATTAagctgaaaaatattttttcataggCCCCCTCTTAACGGTAAATGTTGTTTTGACAACATTAAAATTGGGTTCAAATGATTACCAGAACATACAACCTTCTTCCACAACGGGTAGTCCTCCTTTGAGAAGCACTACCACCACTTGAACAGAAGCGATGCATTTCTGAATAATGCAACCCCCACCCCCAAACGTACACATATTGTTATATACGTACACATATTCTTTTTACACCTTTTTTTTACTAGTAGTTTGTCTAATCGAAAATGATTCAAACTATATATTATGTTCCTATAAGATAGTTTAGTTGTTCATGATGAGCTatccttaaattttttttttgaaataaaaagctCTACATAATAAGATAGAGCAAGTGAGAACAAAgaataaacaacaacaaaattatAATCGGtagatatttttgatattgtcatCAATAACCATAAGACTCAACATCTTACCATTCTTGGTAGCTGTTCACCATTCAATTGATGATATTTTCTACACCCAAGTGCTTGTTCTTGAAAATTCTATCATTTCTTTCAAGTCAAATATTCTAAATAACAGCAAAAAAACTAAGCAACCACCGTTTGCGTTCTTTTTTCCCTCGAGAAGCTTTAATCCAACTCTCAAAGTGCTGCTTAATATTACCTGGGACCGTCCACAGTTTATCTGACGCAAacaaccaagcacaccacacATGTCAAGAATACTCACAACTAATAAACAAGTAAAATATGTGTTCTACCTCTTTTTTACACAGTACACAAAGAATATCTTCCTGACCAATAACACCTAGTCGACACAATATTTCTTTAGTGTTTACTCTTTCTACCAATACAAACCAAGCAAATAATTCAACTCTTGGAGGAACATTGCCTCTTCATATAGTGCTAGTGAAACTATAACTGGTGATATCCTACGGGAGTATTTTTGCCTGCATAACCTAcacaaaagagttagtagaataaacgtttttttttttttttttttttatcaaacttCTATATGACATGATCCTTTCTCTTAGTAGTTAGCTTGACCAACTGTAAGGTTTTATGGAGTTGATTAAGTAACCCTATCTTCCATTGGAATAACTCCCTGATccattgaaaatttcaaatccattctaacccatcccaaaaaccACAATTTCTTATAACAGAACCTTGTTGGTTTGAAGCCGAAAAAAGtctaaaaaaagtattttttttaaagcatTATTTTGTAATCAAATGTCCTCCCAGAACCGAATCCTCCTTCCATCTCCTATCTCCCAGAGCTACTTTTTTTTTACGAATTGTGTTTTTGTGTGTATAGTTGaatttttttgttggtttataCTTTATAGATACatcattaaataaaataattagtgatgtattttaaatttttctttttcattccaAAACAAGAATTAGACTCTCACACTTGATTAAGAAAAGATGAGTTCTTTAGCTCTTTAGCTCAATCACATCTGAGATTAAGTGGATAATCTTTTTATATCAAATAAAGTGAAATATTTCTCGTATATGTCTTTTTATAAAAGTTTTTAATTAGGGGAGTCTAAAATCGAATTAAACCAAACTAAACcgataaatcaaattgaaaaaaACATAGCAAAACTTTGAAATTTACTAATTTTAACGGTTCAGTTATAGGTTTTCAtatcataaaataaaatcaaaccaaattaaATGAATTGAAGagtacttaaaagtatttttttattttgtgtttatgttggagttaaaaaaattataaatatacttatatattgaattga includes:
- the LOC107606166 gene encoding serine--tRNA ligase, chloroplastic/mitochondrial isoform X1, whose product is MKMSCLNGTTISLSCLKLAFPSYSSSFQNLPFCRTIKPLSAALQTSPATSPSTTKAEDQGARSHWKAAIDFKWIKDNKEAVAANIRNRNSDADLELVLQLYDHFFNLQKEVERVRGERNAVANKMKGKMEQSERQRLIEEGKNLKEGLIALEEDLLKLNDKLQLEAQRIPNMTHPNVPIGGEDSSMTRKLVGSAPEFSFPVKDHLELGKELCLFDFDTAAEVSGSKFYYLKNDAVLLEMALVNWTLSEVMKKGFTPLTTPELVRSSVVEKCGFQPRGKNTQVYSIEDSDQCLIGTAEIPVGGLHMDSILAETLLPLKYVAFSHCFRTEAGAAGSATRGLYRVHQFSKVEMFIFCRPEESEHYHEELIKIEEDMFSSLGLHFKTLDMASEDLGAPAYRKFDVEAWMPGLERFGEISSASNCTDYQSRRLGIRYRPSEAPVASPKKSKSNLAPPQFVHTLNATACAVPRMIICLLENYQQEDGSIHIPEPLRPFMGGRSVISRKL
- the LOC107606166 gene encoding serine--tRNA ligase, chloroplastic/mitochondrial isoform X2; the encoded protein is MKGKMEQSERQRLIEEGKNLKEGLIALEEDLLKLNDKLQLEAQRIPNMTHPNVPIGGEDSSMTRKLVGSAPEFSFPVKDHLELGKELCLFDFDTAAEVSGSKFYYLKNDAVLLEMALVNWTLSEVMKKGFTPLTTPELVRSSVVEKCGFQPRGKNTQVYSIEDSDQCLIGTAEIPVGGLHMDSILAETLLPLKYVAFSHCFRTEAGAAGSATRGLYRVHQFSKVEMFIFCRPEESEHYHEELIKIEEDMFSSLGLHFKTLDMASEDLGAPAYRKFDVEAWMPGLERFGEISSASNCTDYQSRRLGIRYRPSEAPVASPKKSKSNLAPPQFVHTLNATACAVPRMIICLLENYQQEDGSIHIPEPLRPFMGGRSVISRKL
- the LOC107608450 gene encoding uncharacterized protein At1g04910-like, translated to MCYCSDGRSNEHRKAANSAQPPLTVMQLPRRVAVPFAILRRLLIATGSFLAVTTLLFVHVQVPSSSSSSSSDSHRNYFTDKFPAFRDPQRWTREQAPPYLSKATFAASKLNDSRWDSDYEKLWKPPPNHGFLPCTKPTPNYRTYPESRGYLLVHTNGGLNQMRTGICDMVVVARIINATLVIPELDKKSFWQDNSNFSDIFDEEWFINSLANDVKIIKKLPKNLVHATKMVIQFKSWSGMDYYENEIASMWDFYKVIRASKTDSRLANNKLPSDIQKLRCRTCFEALRFSPRIEQMGKILVERMRSFGPYIALHLRYEKDMLAFSGCTHDLSTAEAEELRIIREHTAYWKRKHIDPIEERLKGLCPLTPKEVGIFLTALGYPSSTPIYIAAGEIYGGESHMAELRSRYPLLMSKEKLASVEELEPFSIHASQMAALDYIVSVESDVFVHSYPGNMARAVEGHRRFLGRGRSISPDRKALVRLFDKLANGKMTEGINLSNKIIDLHQKRQGLLRKRKGPISGTKGLDRFRSEEAFYSNPLPDCICQTPTPTANASHVVR